A DNA window from Phragmites australis chromosome 11, lpPhrAust1.1, whole genome shotgun sequence contains the following coding sequences:
- the LOC133884602 gene encoding endo-1,3;1,4-beta-D-glucanase-like has translation MASSQCCENPPALNSAGGDGKVVDSFGGLKAYVAGSDDSKAAVILISDIFGFEAPNLRKIADKVASSGYFVVVPDFLHGDPYAPENSETPIQVWIKSHTPEKGFEEAKPVIAALKEKGISTVGAAGYCWGAKVVVELAKAHEIQAAVLLHPSFVTVDDIKEVKCPISILGAEIDKMSPPELVKQFEQVLSANSGVAHFVKIFPGVAHGWSVRYSHDDAAAMKSAEEALADMIDWFNRNLK, from the exons ATGGCGAGTTCGCAGTGCTGCGAGAACCCTCCGGCGCTGAACTCCGCCGGTGGGGATGGCAAGGTCGTCGACAGCTTCGGCGGGCTCAAGGCCTACGTCGCCGGCTCCGACGACTCCAAGGCTGCCGTCATCCTCATCTCCGACATATTCG GGTTCGAAGCGCCGAATCTGAG GAAGATAGCCGACAAGGTTGCTTCGTCCGGATATTTCGTTGTGGTGCCAGATTTCCTGCACGGGGATCCTTATGCACCTGAAAATTCTGAGACGCCGATACAAGTGTGGATAAAGTCGCATACTCCG GAAAAAGGATTTGAAGAGGCAAAGCCAGTTATTGCTGCTCTAAAAGAGAAGGGAATTTCTACTGTTGGGGCTGCAGGTTATTGCTGGGGTG CAAAGGTAGTCGTGGAATTGGCAAAAGCTCATGAGATCCAGGCTGCTGTACTGCTGCACCCTTCGTTTGTTACTGTTGATGATATCAAAG AGGTCAAGTGCCCGATTTCTATTCTTGGAGCTGAGATTGACAAAATGTCCCCACCAGAATTAGTCAAGCAGTTCGAGCAGGTTCTTTCTGCAAACTCTGGG GTTGCTCACTTTGTCAAGATTTTCCCTGGTGTCGCGCATGGATGGAGCGTAAGATACAGTCACGACGATGCAGCTGCCATGAAGAGTGCCGAGGAGGCCCTGGCGGACATGATCGACTGGTTCAACAGGAACCTGAAATGA